CTTTCCCTTGAATAATAATAAGATGCACGGTATCCTTTGACTGTGTTAATTTTAAAAAAGAACAAAAAAAGGATAAAAAAAAGTGAAGCCATTTGTATCTATAATAGTATGTTTAATATTTTTTAATCATTACATTCAAACACAAGATATTCTTAATCATCAAGAACTGGTCTGTCAATTACGTCAACCTTGGCGGCATATACAAAATCAAGTAAAAGATTGTGTTGTGCAAATATTTGCACAACGAGCAGAAATAAACATTTGTTGTCCATGGTTTTCTCCTGCTCAACAACCTGCACGTGGCAGTGGTTTTTTTATTAATGATAAAGGTGAACTACTTACCAATGCACATGTAGTTGATCAAGCCCTTACTATTTGGTTACAAATTCCATCATTAGGAAAACGTTTTATTAATGTTGAACTTATTGGTGTATGTCCTGAAAATGATATTGCTCTATTGCGCATTGCTCAAGATGAATTTGAGATGGTAAAAGAACAGTTAGGAGAAATTCCGTATTTGCAATTAGGTGATTCAGATACCGCATATCGTACGGATGAAGTTTTGGCATTAGGCTATCCTTTAGGACAAGAATCGCTAAAAAGCACTACCGGTGTTATCAGTGGTCGTGAGCAGCAGTGGATACAAATGGATGCTGCTATTAATCCGGGAAGTTCCGGAGGCCCAATGCTCAATATGCATGGAGAAGTTGTCGGTATAAATTCTGCAGGTTACACTGAAGCACAAAATGTTGGTTATATTATTCCTATTAATAATGTAAAAGTTATTTTATCAGAGTTATACAAGAAAAAATTATTACACAAACCATTTTTGGGAGTTCTGTCTATCAATGTAACTGATGACACAACTGATTACTTGCGTAATCCTCAACCGGGCGGTTGTTTTGTGGCAGAAGTTATAAAAGATAGTCCTCTTTATAATGCCGGCGTACAACGCGGTGATATGATTTATGAAATTAATGGGCATCGATTGGATATTTATGGAGAAATGAGTGTGCCATGGTCAGAAGATAAAGTTTCTATTATAGATTATGTTTCACGTATTGAGCTTGGACAAGAAGTTCCTATAATAGTTTATCGTAAAGGTGAGCGTTTAGAGCTGACAACTTCATTTAGCCAATCAAGTCGTTTACCAATTGATAGAATATATCCGGGACATGAACCTCTTGATTATGAAATTTTTGGTGGCATGGTTGTTATGGAATTAACATTAAATCATGTACATGCATTGGTTAATTATGCACCATGTTTGGCTCGTTATGGGGAAATGAAAAACAAAAATGAGCCGGTTTTAGTTGTAACGCATGTTTTTTCAAATTCACGTTTATATCGTTCTCGTAGCGGTATCAATCCGGGAAGTACACTTGTTGAAGTCAATGAACAACCGGTAAAAACATTAGATGATTTCAGACAAGCAATAAAAGAACCGGTTGATGATACTTATTTTGTAGTGCGTGCTGCAGATAAAGTGAGTAATATTACTGACAACTTATTAGTAGTATTACCGTATGAAAAACTACTTAAAGATGAACTCATGTTAGCAAAAAATCATCATTATCCTATTTCGGATACAGTCAAAGAGTTATTGCAAGCAAGAGAATTGATCTCTCTATTACCTTAGTATAGATATATTAATTGAGTGTTGCGTGCAACACTCAATTTTTTTTTAAAGAGAGTGTGATATGATCATTTTAGGAATCGATCCAGGTTTTTCAGTAACAGGATATGGTATTTTAAAAAAAGAAGGACCGACTTGTTATCTTATTGATTATGGTTATCTACAAATGTCATCACGTAAACATCTGTCTGAACGAGTACATATTTTTTATGATTTTTTTACTGAAAAAATCACAACACACAAAGTTACTGACATAGCATTGGAAACTTCATTTTTGGGTAAAAATGCTCAAAATTTTTTAAAGCTTGGATATCTGCGTGGTATCTTATATTTATTGGCTCATCAACATGAGGCACATTTGCATGAGTTTTCTCCGCGTGAAGTCAAACAATCAGTAACAGGATATGGTGGTGCATCAAAAGATCAAGTTGAACGGGTCATAATGCAACTGTTTCCTAAGCTGCAAACACAACAAAAACAAGATGTAACCGATGCATTGGCAGTTACATTATGTGGTTTGTGGAAAAAAAAATCATTGTCTTTTTGATAATTTTGTTCAAATTATTGCTTATCAAAGCCATTTTACGTTACAGTTGCAACAAGGGAAAAAGGGATGTTTTTTATCAGTTCTAGTAGGACTGTTAAGGAGGGTTATATGTATCATCAAAACCTACGCATGACGCCATCAAAGCATATTGACATAGCCCATATTGCACGTGTGAATCACGCAGCATTTTTAGAACATGAAATTATAGCTTTTAATGAAATGTTATTGAGTCCGGGGTTACATACTGTAACGGTAAAAAATAAAAAAGTTGGTCGTGAAATTGTTGATATATTTTTATCATTATTAAACTGTTATCAACGTGTTTATTGGTTGAGTAGTGACAGAAAGGTTCCACCGGGAACGATTAATTTGTATGAACAATTTAATACATTAAACTGCTTAGATGACAATGCCCAACTTTATGAATTTATGTGTACTCAATTTAATGCTAATTTTTTAGTAATTGAGTCTTCAGATATGTTGCAATACGAATCTTGGTTTGAACAGTTTCATATTGCATTGCATGAAATACATGCCTTTGATAATATTCCGGTGCTTCACTTAGATTTTATGCAATAGGCTTAACAAAAGAAAAGTGCTTCCAATAAAACAAAGCACTTTTCTTTATATTTTCTTATTTTTCAAGCATAGCGAGAAGCATAGATGCGGCTTGCTCAATTTCAGTATGTTTAAATTGTCCTGCACGTTGTTTTGCAGCAATCAAACCACTACGAAAAACTTCATTAAAATTTCCATAGGGAAACTCATAATGTTCTTTAACATCTTCTTGGCTATCATTATTTGTCGCCAAAAACCATTTGCCATAATCTGCAAATGAATGATTATCTAAATATGCATTTTGTGCATGAGCATCAGGATTATTCGATGCCCAATCATCAGTACGATTTACTTTGCCTTCTTGAATTAATTTGCGGGCATGTTCAACTGCTGCAACATTCAAAGTTAGTTTTTTTGCATGTTCTTCCATACTATCTCCTTTTGATAATGGAATATTTATAAAAATTCTTTTTTATGGTGCTTCTGCTGATCTCAGAGTTATTGCAGGTGCAACCTTGCGAGCTTGTTGGGTTTTAAGAAACTCGAGAATATTAGTTCTTTCCGGTAGCGAAAAGTCTTTAAGTAAACGAGGATCTCTTAATCCTTCAATATAATTATTGTATTCTTTTTTATTATCGAATGTCTTTAAGAAATCTTTATCAAGTAATTTAGCTAGGGCCAATAAGTAAATAACCTCGTTAAAGCTAAATGTTGTTGATGTAGGCAGGAACCATATTCGAATAGTTGGGATTGTTTCAGCTGCGCCGCAAGTGAAAATATGAAAACTAGTTGATGGATCCTGTGGTTGAAATTTTAATTTACCAAATTCAGGAGAGTGCCCAGTTATTGTTGTTATAGGCTTCATTTTCAAAATACCGTGCTCGCTTGGTTCAATATTGATGAGTGATTCTTGACTTGTGCTCCAAAGCTTGATTGTGCCATCACTGGAAATGGATGCAAGGTAGTTCCCATCGTTAGTGAATTCACACGCATTAACTGCACCTTGATGACCTTCTAGTACAAACTCTTTGTCACTAACAAAGTCATAAAGTATTATATTAGGAGCTTCCTCTACGCACAAACTAAGTTTAGAATCCGTATTTTTAGGAATAGCTATATAAGTAGCGGGGTTACCTTCTCCATCAAGTTGTTTTTTAATGAGCTTGTTTTTTTCTATATCCCAAATAATTACATTTCCAATACTATCACCAATATACAGCTTAGTTTCACTTGCTTCGATTACCGATATATATATATATTCTTCTCCTATAGGTGGAACGATTTTTTCTTCCAGGGTTTTTGGGTCAATAATTCTTATCGAGTTATCACTCTGAACAATAAAGAACTTTTGTGCATTTATACTATAATAGAGCATAGAAGGTTGCATAGCCTCATCTGGATAGTCGATTTCTTTCACTGTTTCGCCGGTTCCAATATTAACAATTTTGACTGAATGATGAATGTCATTATGATCAATTGTGCCTGCATATAGTTTGAGGCCATTAAGAAATATAAATTCAACTTCGTCATACTTGATACCATCGGCCAACTGACCAAATGTACTAACCGTCTTTGTTTTTATGTCTATACTCATTAGGTGATTGCCAACCCAGGCATACGCTTTTTCATCTGGTCCAAAGGTTACAGGATTGAGTATTTCGTCGAAAGTTTTGCTGTATATGCGCATATATTTGCCAGATGACCAAAAATCTTGTGTGTTCCATACACGTAGAGTATTTACATTATTTGAAACCGTTAAAAAATATTTTCCGGTAGTATCATAATCAAAATCTGTTGTTTCAGGTTGTTCAATTTTATAAATTGGTCTATTAAAAACAAGCTTAAGAATGTCTGATTCGTATTTTTTATATAATGCTTGAGCTATAAGGCCTTGTGCTAGATAAGGCACTTTGTTATTGATATTTTCTAGAGCCTTAAACGCAGATTGACCGCTTTTAAGTGCTTGATAGTAAACACTTAAATAAGCTTCAACTTGAGGTAAAAATGCTTGTGCTGCTAAACTTGCAAGTTTTGAAACTGAAACTTGAGAAGATTGTGGTTTGCTATTTTCTGATATACTCGGAGATAAGCTTGACGGACTTGCAGCTGCATTTGATATTTGGGGGGCTACAAAAATACATACTAATACGCTATTAGTTACTGACTTCATGGAGCAATCCTTCAAAGTAAGTTTTTTTTGCATGTTCTTCCATTTTTTCTCCTTTTAATGTTTTTAAATTTAAAAATGTAAATCAACATAAGGTTCATTGTTAAACCAATTTAAAGCTTTATATTTTTCATCCTTAGAAAACTTATTTCTGTAAAGAAATATTTCTTTCAAATTAGGTATTGCCTTTAACAGTTGTGGTCGTAAATCTTCTAAAGAGCTTAATTGGTTATCTGTAAGTCTTAACCTTTCTACTTCTTTTATGTTAGGTATAAGAGTTATCCCATCTAAATTGTTGAGGCCTTTATTAGATAGATCTAATGTCAAAGTTCCACTTTCATTTATTAATCCTAGGTTTTCGCCTTGACTAAGCAATATATTAATACTAATAATCATAGGCGCACTTTTTGCCAATCTAGGCCCTGATCTAAGAGGACTTGGATCTCCGCCGTACACATTTAATATAAATACAGTACATATTATTAGTAACTTTTTCATTTTGTTCTCATTTTTAAGGTTTAGCTGGTCTCAACACAAGCTTTTTATTACAAATATAATTATAGCATATGGCTTTAAAAAGAAGCAAGAAATGAAGGGCGTCCAGGAATAAACAGATTAAAATAGGTAGTAAAAAACTATTCTAATGAAAATTTCACCTATATTTATATTTTTTGTTGTTTTATAATAATGAAATATTGTATATTTGTAAATAATAAGTTAGTTACACATAGCAAAGGAAGATTATGTATTCTATTAAAAATTCATATTTTATGATAACCATGCTGTTACTCGTAGGGGTGCATCAGGTAGTTTATTCAGATATGAAATCATGGGCTAAAATACTAGAAAGTAAAACAAAAAATGAAAGGAAAGATGTTACTGATTATAAATTGGCTTCAAAGTTTGTAGATGAGCTTAAAAACACAAAAATGAAATACTCTATTCAAAATAATGCATTGAGAAGAATAGCAGTTTGGGGTATTCCAATAAATAGTCCTCCTTATGTTTTGGCAGTCGTTCCTCCAAAAGTAAAAGCTGAGATAATAATTCCAGGTACATTATTAAAAATGTATGTGATTGATGAATCTATAATGATGCAAGGTGGTGCTGATGCTGCAAAAAAAGGCACACGTGTATTTGAGCAGTTTTTAAAAACAGTTCCCAAAGAGAAATGGGTGAAACTATTTTATTATGGTGGCAGTTTAGAATACATTTTTGAAAGACCGCGTGCATTGTCATTGCAATTTTTGAAAGACATTGCAAATAAAATTGTTGAGGCAGGAGGTGTGATTAAGGATGGCTTTTCCGTGAGTTCCATTAAGACTGCTGGAGGATACTCTTTAGTGGTAACAACAGACGAATCAGGTTTTAGGCGGTGGTCAATGCAAAATAAAAGAATAAGAATATAAAAGAATAAGAATAACAAATTAGTAAGTTTGCAAAGTTTGCCTAAAGAACTGCCTGCATTACAAGAGTTATATCTTATTAGTAACAAGTTAGAAAATTTACAGGGGATGCCTAAAGAGCTACCTGCATTACGGGAGTTATATCTTTCTGTTAACCCATTAAGTGATGAAGCCAAGCAAGAGATCAAAGCGAAATATCCATTTGTTGATTTTTAATAACAACATTATTTGTACATTATTGGGTTTGCGGTCTTTAATGATCGCAAGTCCATTTTTAATTTTAAAAGCTTTTAAAAATCTGTTTTCTTGATATCCATGCACCGAATATATTACAATTTGAATATATATCATAGGATTTATAAATCGCTTAAGATAAAAGGTGTAAAAAATGAAAAGAACAGTATTTTGGGTGATTTTGGTATGCGTAGCTTGTGATATGCATGCAAATATGAATAACTATGCGTCTAAATTTAAAAATTTACCATTGGTTACCAAAAAAGATGCTAGCAAACACACTCGGCGTGTTGATCGCTATAAAAACATTGGATTCAAATATGATTCAAAGTTAGTTCAAACATTTCTTTTGGATCTTAAAAAAAATCCGATGATTTATACTGTTGAAAATGCGATATGGAAAAGTAAGCGTATAGGGAGTGATCAAAAGACTATTGTTGTATGGGGAATTCCTTTTGAAGGTCCTCCCATATTAATTGCTGTTGTACCGCCAAAAGGAAAGGCTGAATTGAAAATACCGAGTGCGCTTTCTAAGTTGTATATTATTGATGAAACTACGGCACAATCAGGAGCTATGCAATCTGCTCAAAAAGGTGTAGCATCATTTGAAAATTATATTAAAGGTGTACCAAAAGAACAATGGGCTGTGCTGAATTATGAAGATTCATTACAACGCGTTTTCAGTCGACCACATACGGTACCACTTCAATTTTTACGTGCTATAGCAAATAGAATCGGTAATTCCGGAGGTTTAATTAAGGATGGCTTTACCGTGAGTACTTATGGAAATGACTCTTTACAAGTAAAATCAAATACTGTTGGTTTTTGGCAATGGATGGCGAAAATATGGCAATTTGATTACTTAGATCCTTCGGCAAGATAATTTGTGTAATAATTTGATGGATATCAAATATGAAAAAATATTATATGTTTTTAACGCTTATATGTTTGTATAATTATACGGCAGACGATCTGTCTGATTTACAAAATAAATTTGAAGGACTTTCTATAGAGCAAATGGAAAATCCTCAAGTTGAAAAAAAAGACATTCCTCAAGATGCAATAGATAATGAAGAAATATTTAAAGCCGTAAAAGAAAACGATGTAGAAAAAGTAAGAACATTGTTAATGGAAAATGCTCAATTTGCAAAAGCAAGTATAAAAGAATATCCAATATTGCATTATGCTGTTTGCAATGAAAATGTTGAAATCATTAAAATGTTGTTACAGCATGGTGCAAATGTAAATGTACAAGATCGTAAAGGAATAACTCCATTAATGAAAAACAAGGATAAAGAAGTTGCCGGTTTATTATTGAATTACGGTGCCGATAAGACATTAACAAATAAATCCGGATTAACAACAAAGCAATTCATTGGGAATATGGTAGGGCAAGATTTGGTAAAATATATAGATAGTTTTGTTCCGGATAAAGGTTTAACTAAAAGTGCCAGGAAAGTAAAAAAATAGAAGATAATTTTAAATAATCAATACTGCTAGGTAGTGATATTTTATTATTGGGTTTGCGGTCTTTAATGATCGCAAACCCATTTTTAGTTTAAAAAAAACTTTTAAAATCTGTTTTCTTGATATCCATGCATTAAATGTATTACAATTTGAATATACCTAAAGGTTGCGGATTGTTTAAGATGAAAGGTCTGAAAAATGAAAAAATTGCTGTTATTGTGTGCTGTGTTTACATTAAATATATATGGCGCAGATCCCAGGACTATTAGATCTGACCCAAGATTAGCCAAAAGTGTACCTAGTACTGGTGATATTGATAAATTACTTGTTAAAGGTGAACAATTTGAAGTTAAGCCGGTAGATGGTCGATTGACACTGAATCTGGCAGGTAAAAAGCTTCAAAATATTGGAGGTATGGCAAATATTCCTGGTATAGAAACGGTACAGGTATTAAATCTTGCTGTTAACGAATTAGTAAGCTTAGAAGGTTTGCCTGAAGAGCTGCCTGTATTACGTGGGTTAGATCTTCATAATAACCAATTAGAAAGTTTACAGGGGCTGCCTGAAGAGTTACCTGCATTACGTGGGTTAGTTCTTTTTGACAACCCATTAAGTGATGAAGCCAAGCAAGAGATCAAAGCGAAATATCCATTTGTTGATTTTTAATAACAACATTATTTGTACATTATTGGGTTTGCGGTCTTTAATGATCGCAAGCCCATTTTTAGTTTAAAAAAAAAGCTTTTAAAATTCGTCTTCTTAATAATGTATTAAAACGCAAATTTATTTAAGTTTTTTTATTTAACGTCCAAATATATTAAGTGTCATTAAAACATTCCATATGATTGAAATTTGAGCGTGTTTTATCTGATAGGACACCAAAAATGATTCTGTTTTTTATTTTACTAAAATGGGTCGTGTCGCATAATGTATATTATGTAATAATGAGAGTAGGTTCGACTAGGAGAAACAAAGCGGATTAAATTTGAAAAGAATCAAAGAAAAGTAAAACTTAGTAACAAGATAATATATGGTCCAAAATATTGCAAGAAAAAACCTAAAAATAGTTAAATTTAATAAAGATATATTATTTGAAACCGTGAAAATGGTATATTTATTGGAGAGGTCACTTAATAAAAAAAATGGAGTTATAAACCTATGTATCAAAAAAAAATTATTTCATGCCTATCTTTGATCGTTTTCAGTATGAATCTCATTGCAATGAATGAAGCTATTTCATATAATGCTGACATTGTAAAAAGAAAACGTATTCTTATGGCGTCAAATAATAAGCCTAAAGATAAGCTTATTTTGATAACCTGTATGGATACCCGTATAAATCCATATGCTTTATTTGGTATCAGTTCAGGCGAAGCTCATATCCTCAGAAACGCTGGTGGTATTGTAACTGAAGATGTAATTAGATCTATTTTATTATCTATGCATGCTCTTGGCACTAATCAAATAATGATCGTTAAAGAAACTAATTGTGGTTTAACAGGATTGAATGATAACACATTTAGAGCTGATCTTATGAATAAGTTTAAAACTGATACTGTAGTACCACAGCAATTCTATGGATTCTCAGATCTAAAAGAAAATATTAAACAACAAATGCAAAAAATAAAAAACCATCCATGGATCCCTAATGATATTAAAATACGCGGCTTTATATTAGATATAAAGACCGGTGGTTTGAATGAAGTAAAACCATAGAGAGCTTTTCATTTTAATTTTAAAAAAGATTGTATCTCCCCGCTCACGCGGGGTTTTTATTTAATGTATAACTATAAATACAGCAGTGTCTTATAACACAAAAGATATGTAAAAAACTGGAAAGGATATCTTTGAATACAATTTTACTAAATGATTTATAAAATGATTCTAAATAAAAATAAAATGACTTAAACAAATAAATCGAAAATTTAATCTACTTATTACAGTTGAAACTTTATAGATACAGTGTCCTTCGATAGAATTTTACTTCGTAAAATCACTCAGGATGAAAACAAGATAAAATAATACATATGCATTTCTAATGTATAACGCTACCGGATAAATGTATATTTCCATAATTAGGATGTAATTAAATCAATGTTTGGTCAAATTCAAACAATTCTTAAATAGCAGGAATGACAAAATAGACGATTATTTCATTTATAATGATTATTACTATACAAAAAAAAATTTTTAAAAACTGTTCACAGTATTGACCTTTATAATACACACTCTTATCCTCATCTTTCTCTTATCTTTTTCATCCTGAGTTATTTTACAAAGTAAAATTGTATCGAAGGATTCCTTATATTTTTTGGAAAATGCATTTCTTATGCTCAAGTGTAGAATGTGACAAGTCTTCTGTTGCACCAAAATATAATATAAAGTCTCTACCGTTAGTACAATAAGGAGAATTTCAATAAGTGGATCCCCGCATTCGCAGCCTGCCCGCCTTAGCTTCCATCTTACGTTGAAACTTACTCCTTCACTGAAGCTTCTGCGCACAAGTCAGAGGACAGACCTACGAAGCTTTATACGAAGAACTAGTCTTTATTTGATTCATCAAACAGCTATGCCTGAATAAACAACTATGCAGGACATTTATAGGTTCTCTTTGAGTATAACAAGATATGAATAGTCTAATTATGAGGAGTATAACATGAATGGCTCACTGAAAAACACCCTAAAAATAAACCATCGCATTGATACAAGTATCAATGCGATGGAAAAAAGGAGAGTAGTAATGAAGCCTAGTTTAAATGCCACTACACTAATAGTGGACTTTTGCATAAAAAAAATATGCTCTATATCAATAATAGTAAACTAAATTGCTGAAATGTCAACTTTAATATTTTTAAAATCAATTTAGTTTCAAGCAAATATTGATCTGATTACCAATTAATCTATATTATTCTTGCATGTTTGTCAAATTTGAAAAAAAAGAAAAAGCTTAATGTTATATACATCTTTTCAAATAGAAAAGTCTATCCGCTGAGCGCCCTTCTTAAGGAGCATATCTGCGAGAATTGATGATTTTATAGGGGCAGTGAATATAAGTTGGCCTTTCAGGTCAGTTAAGGTTTTGATTACAATTTGAGCACGATCATAATCAAGATCGGTCATAAAATCATCCAACAAGAAAATTGCCGGGCCTTTTTGCCTTGATAACGCCTTAATTTGAGCAATTTTAACCAAAAGCATGATTAATTTCTGTTGCCCACGAGACGCAAACATCCGTGATGCATTTCCTTGAAATGTAATGACAAAATCATCTAAATGTGCCCCAAACAGTGAACGGCCAAAACGTTTTTCCATTTCAAAAAGATTGCTATTAACCTTAAAGAAATCATCAAGTGTTAATATCCCACCAGTTTTTTTTGGCTTATAAGTAAAATTGATGTGAATGTCATAAGGAAAATAAGCTTTAAGCATCAGTTCAACCTCCTGTTGAAGTTGATGTAAAAATGCAATACGCTCGTTTTGTATTATGTTCGTTTTATGCCATAACTGTTCAGTCCAGACAGTATACATATCTTTATTAACATGCATAGCTTGAAGCAGTTTATTGCGATTATCAATAATCGTTTTATGTTCCTTTAGTTGTTGTATATAGCTTGGATTATAAAGCAGAATCGCTTGATCAATAAATTGTCTGCGCACATCAGGACCTAATTTAATCAGACCCAAATCATCTTCAGTCAATGTGATAATACGATAATAATCCATTAATTCTTTATATGAATGTACTGCTTTGTTGTTTAATTTTACCAGCCGCTTTTTTCCTGAAAAACCAACTTGTAAATTGCTTGTAGTGTTTCGCTCAAGCTCCATGTGCTCAAACACAACTTTAATAAAAAAATTTTCTTGTTCAAATTGCATCAAGTCACGCGGTGTATGAGTGCGAAATGAACGCAAATAACATGCATAATGTAAAGCTTCAAGCAGTGATGTTTTACCAATACCATTAGGACCTTCAATCAATACAATATTGCTTGAAAAATCTAATTTCTTATTGGTAAAACAACGAAAATTATTGAGTTGTACCTGTTTTATAAACACGGGTTATTGTTGCGCTTGTGTTGGAGAGACCGGCATAACTAAATACAACAAATTACTCTCTTTTTCATTTAATTCAAAAATAATCGGTTTAGATGAATTTTTCAGATGAAAATCAAGCTTGTCATCACCAAAAGTTTGTAACCCACTAAGCAGATATGGCGCATAAAAACGAACATCCAACGCCTGTCCGCTAAAATTTTCTAGCGCAACATGCTCATCTAAAGCACCGACTTCTTTATTTTGCATAGAAATATTTAACGATTCAGGTTTAAAAGCAAACTGTGTTGCAATAAATTGCCCGGAAAGTAAACATGATGAACGTCGTAATGTTTTAATTAAATGAGTGCGGTCAACTCTTGCTGCTACAAATCCATCTTTATTCAAAATGGCTTGATATTCAGGAAAACTGTCCACCAATAATTTAGTAAAGAAGTTAAATGACTCGCCTGAGAATACTAATTGATTATTACAAACACCAAGAAACACCGCTTTATCTGATGAAGCTTCCAATATCTTTTTTACTTCAAAAATAGCGCGACGTGGTAATAACCATTTTTTTGGTTCGTCCAGTCTATATTTATCAGTACTTACTTGTGCCAAACAATGGCCATCAGTACTGGTCATTTTCATGTTGCTATCAGAAATTTCTAAAAACAGACCGTTAAGTGAAGGGTTCGCATTATTTTGTGGTACTAAAAAAGCAACTTTACTTATCATATCAAGCAAAAATGGCGCATCCAGTTCCATTAAATTTTCGATGCGCTCCGGAAACGGTGGAAATTCTTGTGCATCTTTAATATGTAATGCCAGACGTGCTGTGCCCGCATTCAATTTCAATTGTGTTGCATCAACAGTAACTTTTATTTCACCGTCAAGCTCTTTGACCAAATCAAAAATGCGTTTACCGGGAACCAAGAATGAACGTGGTTCAGCAATGTCGCCATCTTTAAAAATATAACTTGCTTGTAAACTGATTTCCAGATCAGTACTTTTAAGAACTAATTCTTTATGACCAACTTGAAAATAAATATAACTGGTAGCATCAAGCGTTGTACGCTTTGTGCAAATTGGCTGCATCGAAGACAAAATACCCATAAATGGCTTTTGGTCTACGACAAAACTGTTTTTTTGCATTGTCATAATAAAACCTTTTAAACTATACGAAATATATTACTTTTTTATATGAATAATCTAAGTATAATACGGTTAACAAAAATATGAAGGTTTTGCATATTACCTTATATATGCGATACTTAATAACATCATACAAATTATCTTTTAAACGGAATTATATATGATTAATAACAAACGTGTTGCATCATTTCTATTTTTATTGTTATCAAGTTATCCATACACACAAACTGAAAATGTCTTTGGTCGTACATTTAAAAATTGGATTTCATCACGATTTGGTATCGATGCAAATGAACCTCTTGTCCATAGGGCCTTTAATCCCACCATTGAAAATCTAAACACTATTACATTAATCCCAACCGAATATGACCAAAATGGCCTTTCGGTTGCTGAACTTGCTCAACAAATTGATACCGGAAATGATGCCAATAATCCTTTATATTTAACTTTGCAAACCAATGATACCGTAAGTAAAACATGGCGAGTACATTTTGGACTTGATGTAACAAACAAAGAAGATACCGTTTTTGTTTATTCTCGTGGTTATGCTGGTGCAGAACGCCCTGAAAAACCTCGTAGAAATGGAAAGGAAAAGAAAAAACGTGGATTATGCGCAATTCCTAAACGT
Above is a genomic segment from Candidatus Dependentiae bacterium containing:
- the ruvC gene encoding crossover junction endodeoxyribonuclease RuvC, which produces MIILGIDPGFSVTGYGILKKEGPTCYLIDYGYLQMSSRKHLSERVHIFYDFFTEKITTHKVTDIALETSFLGKNAQNFLKLGYLRGILYLLAHQHEAHLHEFSPREVKQSVTGYGGASKDQVERVIMQLFPKLQTQQKQDVTDALAVTLCGLWKKKSLSF
- a CDS encoding carbonic anhydrase, coding for MYQKKIISCLSLIVFSMNLIAMNEAISYNADIVKRKRILMASNNKPKDKLILITCMDTRINPYALFGISSGEAHILRNAGGIVTEDVIRSILLSMHALGTNQIMIVKETNCGLTGLNDNTFRADLMNKFKTDTVVPQQFYGFSDLKENIKQQMQKIKNHPWIPNDIKIRGFILDIKTGGLNEVKP
- a CDS encoding trypsin-like peptidase domain-containing protein, with product MKPFVSIIVCLIFFNHYIQTQDILNHQELVCQLRQPWRHIQNQVKDCVVQIFAQRAEINICCPWFSPAQQPARGSGFFINDKGELLTNAHVVDQALTIWLQIPSLGKRFINVELIGVCPENDIALLRIAQDEFEMVKEQLGEIPYLQLGDSDTAYRTDEVLALGYPLGQESLKSTTGVISGREQQWIQMDAAINPGSSGGPMLNMHGEVVGINSAGYTEAQNVGYIIPINNVKVILSELYKKKLLHKPFLGVLSINVTDDTTDYLRNPQPGGCFVAEVIKDSPLYNAGVQRGDMIYEINGHRLDIYGEMSVPWSEDKVSIIDYVSRIELGQEVPIIVYRKGERLELTTSFSQSSRLPIDRIYPGHEPLDYEIFGGMVVMELTLNHVHALVNYAPCLARYGEMKNKNEPVLVVTHVFSNSRLYRSRSGINPGSTLVEVNEQPVKTLDDFRQAIKEPVDDTYFVVRAADKVSNITDNLLVVLPYEKLLKDELMLAKNHHYPISDTVKELLQARELISLLP
- a CDS encoding leucine-rich repeat domain-containing protein; the encoded protein is MKKLLLLCAVFTLNIYGADPRTIRSDPRLAKSVPSTGDIDKLLVKGEQFEVKPVDGRLTLNLAGKKLQNIGGMANIPGIETVQVLNLAVNELVSLEGLPEELPVLRGLDLHNNQLESLQGLPEELPALRGLVLFDNPLSDEAKQEIKAKYPFVDF
- a CDS encoding ankyrin repeat domain-containing protein, with product MKKYYMFLTLICLYNYTADDLSDLQNKFEGLSIEQMENPQVEKKDIPQDAIDNEEIFKAVKENDVEKVRTLLMENAQFAKASIKEYPILHYAVCNENVEIIKMLLQHGANVNVQDRKGITPLMKNKDKEVAGLLLNYGADKTLTNKSGLTTKQFIGNMVGQDLVKYIDSFVPDKGLTKSARKVKK
- the recF gene encoding DNA replication and repair protein RecF (All proteins in this family for which functions are known are DNA-binding proteins that assist the filamentation of RecA onto DNA for the initiation of recombination or recombinational repair.) codes for the protein MFIKQVQLNNFRCFTNKKLDFSSNIVLIEGPNGIGKTSLLEALHYACYLRSFRTHTPRDLMQFEQENFFIKVVFEHMELERNTTSNLQVGFSGKKRLVKLNNKAVHSYKELMDYYRIITLTEDDLGLIKLGPDVRRQFIDQAILLYNPSYIQQLKEHKTIIDNRNKLLQAMHVNKDMYTVWTEQLWHKTNIIQNERIAFLHQLQQEVELMLKAYFPYDIHINFTYKPKKTGGILTLDDFFKVNSNLFEMEKRFGRSLFGAHLDDFVITFQGNASRMFASRGQQKLIMLLVKIAQIKALSRQKGPAIFLLDDFMTDLDYDRAQIVIKTLTDLKGQLIFTAPIKSSILADMLLKKGAQRIDFSI